The proteins below are encoded in one region of Holophagaceae bacterium:
- a CDS encoding CapA family protein, with translation MAILTRVVSAAAQTVPSSIKDDPRSVYQRRIHPKELVERLDWAGRINDLLKAEPGDMIVTAVGDMIFNQPISHLTDPDRAGLLQIMQEADIAYGNMEFSMNDRADLQRPFYNFRAPRDFRWELARTGINMVSLANNHALDFGPEGLKESLLALDHSNITYAGAGNTLAEARKPGRMQVGGHKISIALLSYMRYWTAKYRTKDPNGPSLATIDPAVILMAKDGKVEKVEGPLESDVMAMEDDVILAKRRSDVLLVSLHNHDVTHHRAYGIQDATPPNDEIMFRRAVDAGADFVIGTGPHVLRGIEIYKGKPIFYSLGDFIYQYRTPDRIPVDLIHQRDIEMPWSADVSVWDRRDSREVMETVMVRMTLNQGKLKRIQLLPVTIDDEGPLYGVPRLAGSKRSGEIIALMQRLSKPFGTKIVSRGWYAEVEF, from the coding sequence GTGGCCATCCTAACGCGCGTGGTCTCCGCCGCGGCCCAGACCGTTCCGAGTTCCATAAAGGACGACCCCCGCTCCGTCTACCAGCGGCGCATCCATCCGAAGGAACTGGTCGAACGACTTGATTGGGCGGGCCGCATCAATGACCTCCTGAAAGCGGAACCGGGGGACATGATCGTCACGGCAGTGGGCGACATGATCTTCAACCAGCCCATCAGCCACCTCACGGATCCAGACCGCGCTGGGCTCTTGCAGATTATGCAAGAAGCGGACATCGCTTACGGGAACATGGAATTTTCGATGAATGATCGGGCGGACCTCCAACGCCCCTTTTACAATTTCCGGGCGCCCAGGGACTTCCGATGGGAGTTGGCGCGTACCGGCATCAATATGGTGAGCCTAGCCAACAACCATGCTCTGGATTTTGGGCCAGAGGGACTCAAGGAGTCCCTGCTGGCCCTGGATCACTCCAACATCACTTACGCGGGGGCAGGCAACACGCTCGCAGAGGCACGTAAACCGGGGCGCATGCAGGTGGGGGGCCACAAGATCTCCATCGCGCTGCTGTCCTACATGCGTTATTGGACCGCCAAGTACCGCACCAAGGATCCCAATGGTCCCTCCTTGGCCACTATCGATCCGGCCGTGATTCTGATGGCGAAGGACGGCAAGGTGGAAAAGGTGGAGGGCCCCCTGGAAAGCGACGTGATGGCCATGGAGGATGATGTGATCCTCGCCAAGCGCCGCTCGGATGTGCTGCTTGTTTCGCTGCACAACCACGACGTTACCCACCATCGCGCTTACGGCATCCAGGATGCGACACCTCCCAATGACGAGATCATGTTCCGCCGGGCCGTGGATGCCGGGGCTGACTTTGTGATCGGAACCGGACCCCATGTGCTCCGTGGCATCGAGATCTACAAAGGAAAACCGATCTTCTACAGCCTTGGGGATTTCATCTACCAATACCGGACACCGGACCGCATTCCTGTCGACCTGATCCACCAGCGGGATATCGAGATGCCTTGGTCTGCCGATGTCTCCGTCTGGGACCGGCGCGATTCCCGCGAGGTCATGGAGACCGTGATGGTCCGCATGACCCTGAACCAGGGGAAGCTGAAGCGGATTCAGCTTCTGCCCGTCACCATCGATGATGAGGGTCCGCTTTATGGTGTGCCGCGTCT